From Roseofilum reptotaenium CS-1145:
TATCTTTTTTGACCGAGAAGTAGATTATTCGGTTGAAGCTACCAATCGCCAGAATGACTCAGTTGCCGTTTTCCAGGAACTAGACACTCTAGAGAATGGAGTTAAAACTTTAGAAAGTACATCGGTTTAGTCATCGTATTGTTAGTCATTATCTGTCAATTTAGTCTAGCCTACCCAATCAGTACCTATGACCAACCCTCAAGAGATTAATCGCGTACTCATTACCGGAATTTCTGGTTCTGGAGGCTCTTATCTGGCCGAATATATTGTTAACCATCACCCCCATGTAGAAATTCATGGAATGTCCCGATGGCATAGTACAACCACCCAAGATAATTTAGCAGCTATTCGAGATAAAGTAATCGTTCACGAAACCGATCTAACTGACTTTGGCTCGGTTTTTTCTGCTCTACAAAAAGTCAAGCCGGATGCTGTTTTTCACTTAGCAGCTCATGCTAATGTCAGGGCTTCTTTTACGACTCCTAATGCAGTTTTAACGAATAATATTATCGGAACTAGCAATCTTTTTGAAGCGATTCGACTAGCGGAAATAAATCCCATCATTCAACTGTGCAGTACCTCAGAGGTCTACGGTCAAGTCGATCCTAAATACGTGCCGATTACAGAAGAAACACCGATGCGGCCAGCCAGCCCTTATGCTGTTTCTAAAGTTGCTCAAGATATGCTAGGCTTCACTTATTTCACTAGCTACAAAATGCCGATTATACGGACTCGGATGTTTACCTATCTCAATCCCCGACGCACAGATTTATTTGCTACAGCATTTGCCAAGCAAGTGGCATGGATCGAGCGAGGACTACAAAAAGAAATGGTTCATGGCAATCTCGATTCCGTTCGGACGATTATTGATGTTCGTGACGCGATGGGTGCTTATTGGGTTGCGATTCAGAGATGTAAACCAGGAGAGGTGTATAACATCGGTGGTATTACTAACATGAAAGTAGGGGAATTTCTAGAACGACTCATTGGCTTGAGCGATGTAAAAATTCCCAGGAGAACTGACCCTAATTTACTGCGACCTGCTGATGTCACCTTGCAAATTCCTTCTGTCGATAAGTTCATTGAGGAAACGGGTTGGCAACCTCAATACACTTTTGAAGAAAGTTTACAAGACTTACTCAGTTATTGGAGGAAGGAGGCTGATAAAGCAGCACTATCATAAAACCGGATAAAAGCAGAAGATATATCTAGTTTATCGAGCTTAGACGTAGTTAACTAAATGGAGAACAATAAAGCAATGGTAGGGAAAACTGACAATAAAATAGCCAGTGCGATCGAGGACACTCGGGACAAAATAGATTTGAGTCAACGCAGTCTGTTAAGTGAAGGAGTCCAAAAAATATCCTATCCGCTAAATCGATTTGATTTTCGAGGAGAAATTACTAGACTCCTAATTCAAAAAGGGTTCATAGACAAGGCAGTTCCTCTAGAAGAGCTAAATACCCATATTCCTTATCAACAGCAGGTTGTAGACCAAAACCTACTTTGTGAAGTGGGGAAGACTTTCTACGAAACTAGCGTTCTCCTGAGAAACCTCCATTTTGAACTGCAAAAATACTTAGCAGAAGAGGTTTTAGGCTTTGATTTCATTTGCCAAGAAATTCCCACTGTTCGGTTTCATTTCCCGGTGCCTTTAATTGAGGCTTATCGTTCTTCAGAAGGAGTATATCTTGGCCATCACAGCGATACAATGCTGGGTCACCCGTTTGCAGAAATCAACTGCTGGTTTCCATTGACTGAATGCTCGCAAACTAACGCCTTGCAACTCTCTTCGTTAGAGGATGAAAAGTCCATTCTTGAGAGTTTATGTCAAGACATTGCATATGATGCTGATACTTATCATAAGCAGGGTAGAAATTTATTCTATCAAAAACTCATAAAGGAAGATGAGTATCGCCAGTTGGTCATCAATAGCTGCCATCCAGTGGCCATGCAATATGGTGAATTGCTATTGTTCGATCCCCGATGCATTCACGGCCCGGCAGAAAACCAGGAAGAACGGACAAGAGTCAGTATGGATTTTCGTATCATTCCCCTAGAGAGTTATGAGAAAATGACTAGAGAATATCGAAGCCAAGGACGGAGCGGTCGTAAATTTGCCCGAGGAGATGTTTTCTTTGAAAAAAGTGCAAAACAGTTATGATAAATTGCCGAATGAGCTAATGAGAGGAGTCACTAATGGATGAAGAATTTTACCGATCGCTATACGAAATCCGCCGAGTAGAAGAAGAAATTGCTCGTATCTACCCTACTGATAAAATTAAGAGTCCTGTTCATCTCTCTATTGGTCAAGAAGCCGTGAGCGTCGGTGTTTGTCAAGCCTTGAGACCTGATGATATTGTCTTTGGAACCTATCGCGGTCATGCCCTGTATCTGGCTAAAGGTGGCGATCTTAAACAAATGATTGCCGAGCTGTATGGTAAAGCTACTGGATGTGCGCGAGGAAAAGGTGGGTCGATGCATCTGATCGAAACCTCGGTTGGGATGATGGGAACCTCTGCTGTCGTGGGCACTACAATTCCCCAAGCGGTTGGCTATGCCTATGCCTTGAAATACCAGAAGAAAGATTCCATTGTGGTCAGCTTTTTTGGTGATGGTGCTGTAGAAGAAGGCGTGTTTGCAGAAAGTATCAACTTCGCCGCTCTGAAAAAGTTGCCCATTATCTTTATCTGTGAGAATAACCTCTACGCTATCCATACCCATCAACAGCAGCGACAACCCATATCAAATATATGCGATCGCGTTCGCAGCTACGGAATCCCGGCAGAACGCATTGAAGATAACGATGCGATCGCCCTACACAAAAAAGTTAGCCAAACCGTAGAAGCCTTACGCAAGGGTCAGCCTGGGCCGTTCTTCTTCGAGTGCATGACCTACCGCTGGAAAGAACATGTTGGGCCCAATGAGGATTTCCACTTAGGGTATAGAACCCAAGCTGAAGCTCAACCTTGGATCGAAAATGACCCTATAAAACGACTAGGAGAAAAGCTAGAGGTCCAGCAACGTCAGCAAATTGAAACTGAAGTTGAAGCTCGGATTCAGGAAGCCTTCGCTTTTGCTGAAGACTCTCCCTTCCCCGACACCAGCGAACTGTACGCTCATGTATTTAAGGAGGGCTAATGATGGAACGTACCCTGAGCTATACAGAAGCCGTGTGCGAAGCAACCGACCAAGAAATGGGTCGCGATCCTTCTGTCATTCTCTTTGGGCTTGATGTTGATGATCCCAAAGCCATCTTAGGAACCACCAAAGGTCTAGTAGACAAATATGGACCAGAGCGAGTGTTTGGTACACCCTTATCTGAAGATGCGATGACCGGCGCAGCCATTGGTATGGCTCTCGCTGGAGTGCGACCCATTCACGTCCATATTCGTATGGATTTTTTAATGCTGGCCATGAACCAGTTGGTTAATATCGCTGCTAAGAGCCGGTATATGTATGCTGATCTAGTCTCGGTTCCACTGGTCGTAAGGTCTCTGATTGGCAAAAGTTGGGGCCAGGGGGCGCAGCATTCGCAAGGATTGTACTCCTACTTCATGCATGTTCCTGGCTTGAAAGTGGTAGCTCCAACCACCCCTTACGATGCTAAGGGCTGTCTGATTGCAGCCATTCGGGATGACGATCCGGTAATGTTCGTTGAACACCGAATTCTCCACTATCAAAAAGGCCCGGTACCGGAATCTGCTTATACTGTAGAACCAGGCAAAGCCAGAATTACAGCCCCTGGGGAAGACGTGACCCTAGTTGGCATTTCTTACATGCAAGTGGAGTGTTTGCGGGCCCAGCGCTATCTTGAAGATATTGGCATCCAAGCAGAAGTAATCGATCCAATTTGGTTAAGTCCTCTGGATATCGATACCATTGTCCAATCTGTCCGTAAAACCAGACGGTTATGTGTTGTAGATAATGGTTGGACAAGCTGTGGTGCCAGTGCCGAGATTATCGCTCAAGTTACCGAGCGTTTGCAAGGCGAGGGTGATATTAGAGTAAAGCGGATGGGTTTTGCCCCCGTAACTTGTCCGACTACTCCCAATTTGGAAGCTGAGTTTTATCCTAATGGGCGCAAAATTGCGGCGACTGCCTTTGATTTGGTTAAAGGTGATGCCACCGGTTGGTTCCCAGAAGAGCGAGATGACCTCAAAGATATTGAATTTAAAGGGCCTTTCTAAAGAGAATAATGGTAGAAACAACGATGACTGAGAAAAAACTTAATTGGCCCTTGATGAAAAATAATATTACCAGGGCAGACTTAGATGCAGCGATCGCCTTTCTCCAGCAGGACGATCCGATTTTGACCCAATCTAAACAGGTTAAGGCCTTCGAGCAAGAATGGTCGGATTGGTTGGGAGTTAAGTATAGCGTCTTCGTTAACTCTGGCTCCTCAGCCAATCAAATTACCATAGCAGCTCTGAGAGAAACCCAGGGACTAGGAGAAGTCATCGTCCCGACTTTGACTTGGGTGTCTGATATTGCCTCAACGATCCAAGCAGGATTTAAGCCTGTATTTGTCGATATCAACCCACGAACCTTGGGGATGGACTGCGAGCAAGTACTGCAAAAAATCACGCCCCAAACGAAAGCTGTATTTATGACTCATGTTCTTGGATACAACGGGTTAAGCCAAAAATTGCTTGATGAGTTAGCAGCGCGGAATATTCCCTTGATTGAAGATGTTTGCGAATCCTATGGAGCAACATTCAACGGACAGAAATTAGGCAGTTTTGGCTGGGTCTCTAATTTTTCCTTCTATTACGCTCACCATATGAGTACCATCGAAGGAGGGATGGTTTCCACCAACGACCCTGACCTCTATCAGAAGTTACGCATGTTTCGCTCCCATGGAATGGTACGAGAAGCAACCTCAGAGTCCCTTAAGCAAGAGTATTATCAGAATTACCCCGATCTAAATCCAGACTTTATTTTTGCCTTTCCTGCCTATAATGTCCGGAGTACAGAGTTGAATGCAGTGATTGGGCGATCGCAATTGAAGCGACTCGATGATAATAATAAGATTCGTACTGAAAATTTGCATTTATTCTTGGATAATCTGGACTCGAATAAATATCAAACTGACTTTGATACGGAAGGCAGTTGTAATTATGCCTTTACCCTGATTTTGAAAGACCCTGACCCAGAATTATCGGCAAGAGTACAACAAACCATGCGTCAGTTGGGTGTGGAATTTCGCCGAGGAACCGCAGGGGGTGGGAACCAAACGCGCCAACCTTATTTAAGAGGTTTCTTAGGGGAAAAAGAATGGGAAAAGTATCCTAAGGTAGACCACGTGCATTTTTATGGCTTCTATATTGGTAACTACCCCGATCTGGAGAAACAGAAGATCAGTGAACTCTGTGCAATTCTGAATCAAGTGTAGTATAACCAAGTAAATGGGAGAGGAGGAGTTTGATGAATCAATCGACTGACTTTTACAAGAATAAGAAAGTGGTCATTACCGGCGCTAGCGGATTACTAGGACGGCATTTAATTCCGGACTTACTAGAGGCTGGAGCTTCAGTGAGAGCAGTTATTCACAAACGTCCTTTTCCCATAGATGATCCCAGAGTAGAAGTAGTTAAAGCAGATCTGACGCAGCAGGAAGATTGCGATCTTGTCATGGAAGGTATGGATATTGCTTGTTTGTCTGCTTCTGTAACTGTAGGAGCAGCTCAAGCCATTAAAAATCCAATACTGGCGGTTACATCTAATTTAATTGTCGGCGCGTGTTCTCTACAAGCAGCATGTTTGGCTGGAATAAAACGGGTTCTTTTGGTCAGCAGCACAACAACCTATCCTGCTTACTCTAGACCCGTTAAAGAAGCAGAAGTTTTTCTCGAACAACCCCATCCGGCATATCAAGGGGTGGGAAATATGAAACGTTATTTAGAAACTTTAGCTAAATTTTACCACGACCAATATGGCATGGACATTGCTATAGTGCGCCCTGTGCCCTTCTATGGTCCCTATGATAATTTTGATTTTGAAACCTGTCACGTCATTCCCTCCCTTATTCGTAAAGCGGTAGAAAAACAAGACCCCTTTGAAGTGTGGGGAACGGGTAAAGATATTCGCGATTTTCTGCATGTGAAAGATGTAGCAAGGGGCTGCTTGTTAGCCTTGGAAAAGTATCCTGATTATAGTGGAATAAATCTAGGATCAGGCCGCAGTGTATCTATTGCGGAACTGGCAGAGAAAATCCTCAAACTATCTGGTCATGATATATCTCTGACTCTTGCCCCTTCTAAACCTTCCACTATCCCCGTGCGACTAGTTGATGTTAGTAAAGCGAAAGAAAAACTTGGATTTGTCTCTGAAATTGACTTAGAATCAGGACTTTCGGATACCATTAGTTGGTTTACTGAAAATCGTCAGCATATTCTGGACACAATTGATAGATCTAAAAATAAAGTAAAATAGTAGGTTTTAAGTAATAAATTTTAAGGAGGATATAAAAGTCATGAATAACATCAAAGTTGGGTTAGTTCAGATTAACAATAGCTTTTCGGGGCAAAATTACTTACCTTACGCTGTTGGGATATTACAAGCTTATGCTCAGAAATACGCTCAAAAACCAGAACGATATGAGTTTATGCTACCTGTTTACTCAAGAGTTCCGGTCAGAGAAGCGGTAGAAAATCTCCAAGACGCATCAATTGTTGCCTTTAGTACTTATGTCTGGAATATAAAGATTTCTCTGGAAATTGCTAGACGAATTAAGCAGGATTATCCAGAAACCCTGATTGTGTTTGGTGGTCCCCAAGTTCCCGATCGCTGTGAAGCCTTTCTCAGACAAAATCCATTCATTGATGTGGCTTGTCATGGAGAAGGAGAGGTTGTATTTCTAGAACTTCTGGAAAGTTATCCAGAATGCAACTGGGGGGAGATTCCTTCAATTAGTTTTATCGATAAAACAGGGGAGTTCATCCATCATCCCAAAGGATCGAGAATTCAAGATATCTCGATCGTTCCTTCCCCATTTCTGGAAGGGGTATTCGAGCCAATCATGAAAGCCAATCCCCAAGAGCGCTGGATTGCGTTATGGGAAACTAATCGAGGCTGTCCGTTCTCTTGCACCTACTGTGATTGGGGATCGTCAACTCAGAGTAAAGTGTTCCGCTTCGATATGGAAAGGTTGTTCAGAGAGGTAGACTGGTTTGCTGAAAATAAGATTGAGTATATCTTCTGCTGCGATGCGAATTATGGCATTTTGCCCAGAGATTTAGAACTGACTCAATATGTAGCAGAAACCAAAGCTAAGTATGGCTATCCCCATGCCCTGTCGGTTCAGAATACCAAAAATGCGACTGAACGGTCTTACAAAGTGCAGAAACTGCTCTCAGATTCGGGGTTGAATAAAGGGGTGGCGCTCGCCATGCAGTCCATGGATAAAGGGGCATTGAAAAATATTAAACGCCATAATATTTCCCTGGATTCGTTCCAAGAGCTGCAACGGCGTTTCACCCAGGATAGAGTAGAAACCTATTCCGATCTAATCCTAGCTCTTCCAGGAGAAACCTATGAGACCTTCTTTGATGGCATTTCTGAGGCGATCGCCAATGGGCAACATAATCGGATTCAATTTAATAATCTCTCTATCTTACCCAATGCGGAAATGGGCGATCCGGAATATCAGAAAAAATATGGGATGGTAACGGTAGAATCTAATATCGTTAACATGCATGGTTCCTTAATAGAATCCGATGATGATATCTGTGAGACTCAACAACTGGTGATTGCGACTAATACCATGGCGAAAGAGGAATGGTGCAAAACGCGATCGCTCTGCTGGATGGTAGCATTGCTTTACTTCGACAAAATACTGCAAATTCCCCTATTGTTGTTGCATGAAATCTGCTCCTTCAGTTTCCGGGAATTATTTGAAGTATTCACCGAACGTTCTTTGGAAGAATTCCCGATTTTTGAAGAAATTAACGCTTTCTTTAGGAAAACCGCACAAGATATTCAGAATGGAGGCGAAGAATATTGTCAATCTAAGGAATGGTTAAATGTGTGGTGGCCGGCTGATGAATACATTTTTATCAAACTGAGTGTGGAAAAGAAATGGGATGAGTTTTATAAAGAAGCAAAGCTACTGCTAACGCGGTTTATGGAAGAGAAATTTATTAACATGCCTTTGATTTTACACGAGAGTATCCGATTGAATCGAAGTCTAATCAATCAACCCTTCCAGACCGAAGATATAGAATTGGAGTTATGGCACAACATTTGGGAAGTGTATCAAGCGGCTCGCCGAGGGGTCAAAATCCCCTTGGAACAACAAACTCGGACTTATCATATCGAACGGGTGGCCGGTACAAAGCAATCTTGGGAAGATTGGTATCGAGAAGTGGTTTGGTGGGGAAATAAAAAAGGAGCTTACCTGTACAAAAATGTAACAGCGACAGTCCAAGAATCATCCCCAGAGAGAACTGATTTACCCAATGCTAGTTGAATGAAGTTAAAAATCTAGGCTGAATTGTTTCTCGAATTCGACACGATCCAGCCATTGACTTAAAAGTTTAGGAGAGACAGAGTAACACATGTTTGCAGGAAAGAATATTCTAGTGGCTGGCGGCACAGGAATGATAGGTATTCCCCTAGTAGAAATGCTAATTGAGCGTGGAGCTAAAGTCAGAATTGCCTCTTTAGACGATCCATCCAGAGCGCATCCAGAAGCCGAGTTTATGCAACTCAACCTCATGCCATTTGAGAATTGTTTAAAAGTTTGCCAGGGAATGGATTATGTCTTTAACCTTTTGGGAGTAAAAGGATCGCCAGCAGTAACGAGAACTAAGCCAGCAAGCTTTTTCGTTCCCACCATCACCATGGACACGAATATGATGGAAGCGGCACGACAATGTGAGGTGGAGCGATTTCTATTTACTAGCTCTGTTGGTGTCTATTCTCCCGCAGAGGTACTCTATGAAGATGATGTTTGGCAAACCTTTCCATCACCGAACGATCGCTTCGCAGGATGGGCCAAACGGATGGGAGAACTGCAAGCTGAAGCTTACAAAATCCAGTACGGTTGGGATAAAATTGCGATCGTTCGACCGACTAATATTTACGGCTCTTACGATAACTTTGACCTAGAGAATGCCATGGTCGTTCCTTCTCTGATCAAGCGAGCAATCGATGGCGAAAATCCCATGGTAGTCTGGGGAGATGGTTCAACAGAAAGGGATTTTATGCACGCTAGAGATGTGGCTCGGGGAATGCTCTTAGCGATGGAAAATGCGAATTGCCAACCAATTAACCTAGGTAGCGGTGTAGGAGTTTCAATTAAGCAATTAGTTGAGATTATTCTTAGTTATCTTGACAAAAAACCAGAAATTATTTGGGATACATCTAAGCCGAAAGGCGATCGTAAACGAGTTTTAGATATGGCTCGCGCTAAATCTCTTGGTTTTGAACAAACTATCTCTATAGAGGAAGGAGTCAAAGAAGTTATGGAGTGGTACAAACAAAACAGAGATTTTTCTGGTCAACGGTATGATGTATTTAAGTGAGAAATCGATGGATCGAACCGAACCTCTATTAGAATGGGAGACGCTTCACAGTAAAGAAGCATTTGTCGCTCACCCTTGGATTAGACTTTCCGTACAGCAGGTTAAGCTCCCCAATGGGAAAGTTGTTGACGACTACCACCAGATCCAACTGGGAGACCACGTAGCAATTGTTGCCCATACTGATGAAGGCAAAATCCTGATGGAACGGCAATATAAACATGGGGTAGGTAAAGTTAGTCTAATCTTACCAGGGGGATTGATCGAAGGAGATGAACAGCCTCTAGAAGCAGCTAAACGAGAACTGTTAGAAGAAACAGGCTATACAACTGAGCGGTGGGAAAGTCTAGGGAATTTCGTGGCTAATGCTAACTATGGTTGTGGTAAGATACACCTGTTTGTTGCTCGCAATATCAGGCAAGTGGCCGAACCGGATTCTGGAGATCTGGAAGAGATGCAACTAGTGTTGATGTCACCTGATGAGTTAGTGGCAGCAATTCACCAAGGGGAGCTTATGGTTATGGGAGCGGTGATGGCGATCGCGTTAGCAACCAATTTATCTATTTATCCTCATTTAATAACTGCCCAATAATAATGGAAGATTATGCTCATACTTAATTAATACCATTCTGGTAAAGAACATGTCTTTGTATATTTATAAACCAATCGATAACCCCCAGCACATTAGTATTCTATTTCCGACTAGAAATCGAACTCATTACCTGGACAATCTTTTTGATTCATTAGAGGAAAATACAGGAAAAAAAGAACTTGTAGATATATGGATCTATGTCGATCATGATGATCTCGTAACCATAGATTACTTGGAGTCTGGAGTTAAAGAGAAGTATAGCTTTGCGATTCACTATGTTGTTGGTGATCGTACAGTTAGCCAAGGAGAAATGAGCAATATTCTCCGCGAGAAATGTACGATCCATCCTGGTATATATGGAATTGGAGGCGATAAGCTATTATTTATCACTCCTGGATGGGATAAGTTGATTAGAGAAGAGTTTAATAAATATCCTGATAGAATTGCATTTGTGTCTGTCACTGACTCCCATCATGGAGAACACTTTGGTGCTTATGGGTTCCTGAGTGCAGAATGGCTAAATCAGACGGGAGAGTTTTTAACGGAATATTTTCCTGCTTGGGGAGGTGATTTATGGATAAATCAGATAGCTTCTATGATAGGGAGGAACATTCAACTAGATATTAAAATAGATTTACAAGGTGGCAAAGGCAAAACAGCTCGATTAAGGAACTGGTTATTTTGGAAGAGGTTCTTCAATGATACCTTGATGGAGCGAGTAGAACAAGCCGAACAGCTAAGAAGAGTAATTTATCCTGAAAAAAATGCCGAATATTACCAAAATGTTGCGGAAGGGAATAAAATCATTGAGGATTTTCAGAACTATCTGAAATTTGAAAGAGAACATGACATCATTGATTTAGAGCTTTGGTGTAGCTCTCCAGAGACTCTCAAGTCGAAACCGAACGAACACTATCTCTTGAATGAAACACGTGCTATTGAGAGATTGAAGCAGATCTTATTTAGATATCTGAAGCAAGGGAATATTTTTGCCGCGATCCGTATTTTATTGCATATATTGGGATCATATCATTATCTCAAGGATTTTGAGTACAACCGAGTCCTGTTTATGGCTAACTTTAGACTTGTATTTAGATTCTATAATGCTCTGACGCGACCCTCTAAGTATTCAGAATATACCATTCGTATTTATCGATGGCTGAAGCAGTCATTAAATCATAAATCTGTTTTTATTGATCGAGAGTTTTAAATAAAAGTAATGCCTAAAATCCTTTCGGTTTGCTATAACTTTGTTCCAGAAATTACGCCAACAACAATACGGGCGAGTAAAATTATGCAGCACCTGGAAGGGAGTTGGACAATTGAGGTAATTACTAGAGCAGAATCGAGTTGTGTAGGGCGCTCAATTATTACTCATTCAATTCAGGATTGGTATCCTAGAACTCTGGTAGAAGTGTTTCATAAACTGAGGTTGACGAAAATATGGAATTTTGGGGTCCCATTCAATGGAGAACAAGCGTTTTTTTGGGTGATTCCTGCAATTCTCAAAGCACATCAGTTAATTCAGGATGAAAGGCCAGATCTAGTTGTGGTCTTTATGATGCCTTATTCTGTAGGATGGATTGGCTTAGTCTTGAAATGGTTGACTGGTATACCAGTAGTTTTCAACTTTGATGATTCTCCTACTTGTACCGATATGAGTGGGAATTCTTTTCATAGCTTGTTCCATTATAAAATGGCAGTATGGATGGAAAATTTTTACATTCGCAATTCTGATGCCACGATTTATGTTTCTCAACGCAATCTAGATCGAGTTAAGAAAAAACAGCCCCTAGCGGATCAAAACAAGCTTCACTTAGTTCGATACGGGGCCGATCCAGAAGATTTTAAATATTCCCAAATTCATACAGATGATGAACATTTTAAAATTGCCTATATCGGTTTTATGGGTGGCTGGTTTGAGTTCTATCATAGTGACGATGAAAAACAGAAATTATGGAGAAAAATCTCTCGGTTTTTGCAAAACATTGGAGAATATAGGCTACTAGAATTGGATTTAAAGACTTCAAGTCCAATGTTTTTAGGTCAAGCAGTGAAGCAGGCAATCACCGATCATCCAGAATGGGATAAGCGGATTAAAATAGATCTCTATGGTAGTCTCTATCCCAAATATGTCACAGACCGCGCTCTAGAGAACCAAAACTTAAGTGATATTGTTTTTATCCA
This genomic window contains:
- a CDS encoding NAD-dependent epimerase/dehydratase family protein, which codes for MNQSTDFYKNKKVVITGASGLLGRHLIPDLLEAGASVRAVIHKRPFPIDDPRVEVVKADLTQQEDCDLVMEGMDIACLSASVTVGAAQAIKNPILAVTSNLIVGACSLQAACLAGIKRVLLVSSTTTYPAYSRPVKEAEVFLEQPHPAYQGVGNMKRYLETLAKFYHDQYGMDIAIVRPVPFYGPYDNFDFETCHVIPSLIRKAVEKQDPFEVWGTGKDIRDFLHVKDVARGCLLALEKYPDYSGINLGSGRSVSIAELAEKILKLSGHDISLTLAPSKPSTIPVRLVDVSKAKEKLGFVSEIDLESGLSDTISWFTENRQHILDTIDRSKNKVK
- a CDS encoding NUDIX hydrolase yields the protein MDRTEPLLEWETLHSKEAFVAHPWIRLSVQQVKLPNGKVVDDYHQIQLGDHVAIVAHTDEGKILMERQYKHGVGKVSLILPGGLIEGDEQPLEAAKRELLEETGYTTERWESLGNFVANANYGCGKIHLFVARNIRQVAEPDSGDLEEMQLVLMSPDELVAAIHQGELMVMGAVMAIALATNLSIYPHLITAQ
- a CDS encoding GDP-mannose 4,6-dehydratase; translation: MTNPQEINRVLITGISGSGGSYLAEYIVNHHPHVEIHGMSRWHSTTTQDNLAAIRDKVIVHETDLTDFGSVFSALQKVKPDAVFHLAAHANVRASFTTPNAVLTNNIIGTSNLFEAIRLAEINPIIQLCSTSEVYGQVDPKYVPITEETPMRPASPYAVSKVAQDMLGFTYFTSYKMPIIRTRMFTYLNPRRTDLFATAFAKQVAWIERGLQKEMVHGNLDSVRTIIDVRDAMGAYWVAIQRCKPGEVYNIGGITNMKVGEFLERLIGLSDVKIPRRTDPNLLRPADVTLQIPSVDKFIEETGWQPQYTFEESLQDLLSYWRKEADKAALS
- a CDS encoding thiamine pyrophosphate-dependent dehydrogenase E1 component subunit alpha, yielding MDEEFYRSLYEIRRVEEEIARIYPTDKIKSPVHLSIGQEAVSVGVCQALRPDDIVFGTYRGHALYLAKGGDLKQMIAELYGKATGCARGKGGSMHLIETSVGMMGTSAVVGTTIPQAVGYAYALKYQKKDSIVVSFFGDGAVEEGVFAESINFAALKKLPIIFICENNLYAIHTHQQQRQPISNICDRVRSYGIPAERIEDNDAIALHKKVSQTVEALRKGQPGPFFFECMTYRWKEHVGPNEDFHLGYRTQAEAQPWIENDPIKRLGEKLEVQQRQQIETEVEARIQEAFAFAEDSPFPDTSELYAHVFKEG
- a CDS encoding B12-binding domain-containing radical SAM protein, whose translation is MNNIKVGLVQINNSFSGQNYLPYAVGILQAYAQKYAQKPERYEFMLPVYSRVPVREAVENLQDASIVAFSTYVWNIKISLEIARRIKQDYPETLIVFGGPQVPDRCEAFLRQNPFIDVACHGEGEVVFLELLESYPECNWGEIPSISFIDKTGEFIHHPKGSRIQDISIVPSPFLEGVFEPIMKANPQERWIALWETNRGCPFSCTYCDWGSSTQSKVFRFDMERLFREVDWFAENKIEYIFCCDANYGILPRDLELTQYVAETKAKYGYPHALSVQNTKNATERSYKVQKLLSDSGLNKGVALAMQSMDKGALKNIKRHNISLDSFQELQRRFTQDRVETYSDLILALPGETYETFFDGISEAIANGQHNRIQFNNLSILPNAEMGDPEYQKKYGMVTVESNIVNMHGSLIESDDDICETQQLVIATNTMAKEEWCKTRSLCWMVALLYFDKILQIPLLLLHEICSFSFRELFEVFTERSLEEFPIFEEINAFFRKTAQDIQNGGEEYCQSKEWLNVWWPADEYIFIKLSVEKKWDEFYKEAKLLLTRFMEEKFINMPLILHESIRLNRSLINQPFQTEDIELELWHNIWEVYQAARRGVKIPLEQQTRTYHIERVAGTKQSWEDWYREVVWWGNKKGAYLYKNVTATVQESSPERTDLPNAS
- a CDS encoding DegT/DnrJ/EryC1/StrS family aminotransferase, with the translated sequence MTEKKLNWPLMKNNITRADLDAAIAFLQQDDPILTQSKQVKAFEQEWSDWLGVKYSVFVNSGSSANQITIAALRETQGLGEVIVPTLTWVSDIASTIQAGFKPVFVDINPRTLGMDCEQVLQKITPQTKAVFMTHVLGYNGLSQKLLDELAARNIPLIEDVCESYGATFNGQKLGSFGWVSNFSFYYAHHMSTIEGGMVSTNDPDLYQKLRMFRSHGMVREATSESLKQEYYQNYPDLNPDFIFAFPAYNVRSTELNAVIGRSQLKRLDDNNKIRTENLHLFLDNLDSNKYQTDFDTEGSCNYAFTLILKDPDPELSARVQQTMRQLGVEFRRGTAGGGNQTRQPYLRGFLGEKEWEKYPKVDHVHFYGFYIGNYPDLEKQKISELCAILNQV
- a CDS encoding alpha-ketoacid dehydrogenase subunit beta — its product is MMERTLSYTEAVCEATDQEMGRDPSVILFGLDVDDPKAILGTTKGLVDKYGPERVFGTPLSEDAMTGAAIGMALAGVRPIHVHIRMDFLMLAMNQLVNIAAKSRYMYADLVSVPLVVRSLIGKSWGQGAQHSQGLYSYFMHVPGLKVVAPTTPYDAKGCLIAAIRDDDPVMFVEHRILHYQKGPVPESAYTVEPGKARITAPGEDVTLVGISYMQVECLRAQRYLEDIGIQAEVIDPIWLSPLDIDTIVQSVRKTRRLCVVDNGWTSCGASAEIIAQVTERLQGEGDIRVKRMGFAPVTCPTTPNLEAEFYPNGRKIAATAFDLVKGDATGWFPEERDDLKDIEFKGPF
- a CDS encoding NAD-dependent epimerase/dehydratase family protein, producing MFAGKNILVAGGTGMIGIPLVEMLIERGAKVRIASLDDPSRAHPEAEFMQLNLMPFENCLKVCQGMDYVFNLLGVKGSPAVTRTKPASFFVPTITMDTNMMEAARQCEVERFLFTSSVGVYSPAEVLYEDDVWQTFPSPNDRFAGWAKRMGELQAEAYKIQYGWDKIAIVRPTNIYGSYDNFDLENAMVVPSLIKRAIDGENPMVVWGDGSTERDFMHARDVARGMLLAMENANCQPINLGSGVGVSIKQLVEIILSYLDKKPEIIWDTSKPKGDRKRVLDMARAKSLGFEQTISIEEGVKEVMEWYKQNRDFSGQRYDVFK